A single window of Zea mays cultivar B73 chromosome 10, Zm-B73-REFERENCE-NAM-5.0, whole genome shotgun sequence DNA harbors:
- the LOC103641492 gene encoding ABC transporter G family member 48 isoform X1, translating to MMPESHPHPHAGAVLASTSSRRSLSLGSSISQSFRQMDTEDPFARSQSEHEHRDDEENLRWAALEKLPTYDRMRQGILRRALDQQQESGGGGVEIVDIHKLAAGDGGRALLERLFQDDSERFLRRLRDRIDMVGIELPTVEVRYEQLTVEADVITAGRALPTLWNAATNFLQGLIGRFGSSNKRNITILKNVNGILKPSRMTLLLGPPSSGKSTLMRALAGKLDKNLKVSGSITYCGHPISEFYPERTSAYVGQYDLHNAEMTVRETLDFSRRCLGIGARYEMITELARRERDAGIKPDPEIDAFMKATAVQGQETNIITDLTLKVLGLDICADVIIGDEMIRGISGGQKKRVTTGEMLTGPATALFMDEISTGLDSSSTFQIVKFMRHLVHVMNETVMISLLQPPPETYNLFDDIILLSEGYIVYHGPRENILEFFESVGFRCPDRKGVADFLQEVTSKKDQQQYWYLDQEQYHYVSVPDFAERFKSFHACQQMQKELQIPFEKSKTHPAALTTKKYGLSSWESLKAVMSREQLLMKRNSFIYIFKVTVLIILAFVSMTVFLRTKMPHGQIADGTKFFGALTFGLITIMFNGFAELQLTIKKLPVFYKHRDFLFFPAWTFGVANILLKVPISLVESVVWVVLTYYVMGFAPAAGRFFRQFIAFFATHQMAMALFRFLGAVLKTMVVANTFGMFVLLIIFIFGGFVIRRNDIKPWWIWGYWASPMMYSQNAISINEFLASRWAIPNNDTTIDAPTVGKAILKSKGLFTEEWGFWLSIGALIGFIILFNSLYLWALTYLSPSSGSNALVSEGEDDVNEIALKERSRDARSEDEISQVVYGDLGANTCTNGATNTLVQSRVTLPFQPLSLCFNHVNYYVDMPAEMKEQGFTESRLQLLSDISGAFRPGVLTALVGVSGAGKTTLMDVLAGRKTSGAIEGDITLSGYPKKQETFARISGYCEQTDIHSPNVTVFESITYSAWLRLSSDIDDGTKKMFVEEVMALVELDVLCDALVGLPGVSGLSTEQRKRLTIAVELVANPSIIFMDEPTSGLDARAAAIVMRTVRNTVNTGRTVVCTIHQPSIDIFESFDELLLLKRGGQVIYAGELGRHSHKLVEYFEAIPGVQKITEGYNPATWALEVSSPLSEARLNMNFAEIYANSVLYRKNQELIKELSVPSPDYQDLSFPTKYSQNFYNQCAANFWKQYRSYWKNPPYNAMRYLMTFLFGLVFGTVFWQKGKNIDSQQDLYNLLGATYAATFFLGASNSITVQPVVSIERAVFYREKAAGMYSPLSYAFAQTCVEVIYTILQGILYTVIIYATIGYDWKADKFLYFLFFMTACFNYFGLFGMMLVACTPSALLANILITFALPLWNLFAGFLIVRPAIPIWWRWYYWANPVSWTIYGVVASQFGENQGELSVPGGKPVVVKQFLKDNLGIQHDLLGYVVLVHFAYIIAFFFVFGYSIKFFNFQKR from the exons ATGATGCCGGAGTCGCATCCGCATCCCCACGCGGGGGCGGTGCTGGCGTCGACGTCTAGCCGTCGGAGCCTCAGCTTGGGGTCCTCCATCTCGCAGTCGTTCCGGCAGATGGACACGGAGGACCCCTTCGCGCGGTCGCAGTCGGAGCATGAGCACCGCGACGACGAGGAGAACCTGCGCTGGGCCGCGCTCGAGAAGCTGCCCACCTACGACCGCATGCGCCAGGGTATCCTACGCCGGGCGCTCGACCAACAACAagagagcggcggcggcggcgtcgagATCGTCGACATCCACAAGCTGGCCGCCGGCGACGGGGGCCGTGCGCTCCTGGAGCGCCTCTTCCAGGACGACAGCGAGCGATTCCTGCGCCGGCTCAGGGACCGAATCGACAT GGTTGGCATCGAGCTCCCCACAGTGGAAGTTCGGTACGAGCAGTTGACGGTGGAGGCTGACGTGATTACCGCCGGGAGGGCCCTCCCGACGCTGTGGAACGCCGCCACCAATTTTCTTCAG GGTCTCATTGGACGCTTCGGTTCTTCAAACAAGAGGAACATCACCATACTTAAGAATGTCAATGGTATCCTGAAGCCATCCAG GATGACGCTTCTTCTTGGGCCTCCATCCTCAGGGAAGAGCACACTAATGCGAGCACTCGCTGGCAAACTTGACAAAAATCTCAAG GTCTCTGGCAGCATTACGTATTGTGGCCATCCAATTTCAGAATTCTATCCTGAGAGGACTAGCGCGTATGTTGGTCAATATGATCTCCACAATGCCGAGATGACTGTAAGGGAGACACTTGATTTCTCTAGGCGGTGCCTAGGCATTGGTGCCAGATATGAGATGATTACAGAACTTGCTAGAAGGGAGCGGGATGCCGGCATTAAGCCAGATCCTGAGATTGATGCTTTCATGAAAGCTACTGCAGTACAAGGACAGGAGACTAATATTATAACAGATCTCACTCTCAAG GTGCTTGGGCTGGACATTTGTGCTGATGTTATTATTGGTGATGAGATGATCAGAGGAATTTCTGGCGGGCAAAAGAAACGTGTGACAACTG GGGAGATGCTAACAGGGCCAGCAACGGCTTTATTTATGGACGAAATATCCACTGGTTTGGATAGCTCGAGCACATTTCAGATTGTAAAGTTTATGAGGCATTTGGTCCATGTAATGAATGAAACTGTCATGATCTCTCTGCTCCAGCCACCGCCAGAGACCTACAATCTTTTTGATGACATAATCCTGCTATCAGAAGGATACATAGTGTACCATGGGCCACGCGAGAATATCCTGGAATTCTTTGAGTCTGTCGGTTTCCGGTGCCCTGACAGGAAAGGTGTCGCAGACTTTCTTCAAGAGGTTACTTCCAAGAAAGACCAGCAACAATATTGGTATCTTGATCAGGAGCAATATCATTATGTATCTGTACCCGACTTTGCAGAACGTTTCAAATCATTCCATGCATGCCAACAGATGCAGAAGGAGTTGCAAATACCTTTTGAAAAGTCCAAAACCCATCCTGCTGCGTTGACCACCAAAAAATATGGGCTTTCTAGCTGGGAATCACTCAAGGCAGTGATGTCAAGGGAGCAGCTATTGATGAAGCGCAACTCTTTCATCTATATTTTCAAGGTCACAGTGTTGATCATCCTTGCATTCGTGTCCATGACTGTGTTTCTCAGAACAAAGATGCCCCATGGGCAAATTGCTGATGGCACCAAATTCTTTGGGGCCCTGACTTTTGGTTTAATAACGATCATGTTCAATGGGTTCGCTGAGCTACAATTGACCATAAAGAAGCTACCAGTTTTCTACAAACATAGGGATTTCTTATTCTTCCCTGCATGGACCTTTGGAGTGGCAAACATACTCTTAAAAGTTCCTATCTCGCTCGTGGAATCAGTAGTATGGGTTGTTCTCACATACTATGTGATGGGCTTTGCACCTGCTGCAGGAAG GTTCTTTCGTCAGTTTATAGCTTTCTTTGCCACACACCAAATGGCAATGGCTTTATTTCGGTTTCTTGGTGCTGttttgaaaacaatggttgtggccAATACTTTTGGGATGTTTGTGCTGCTCATTATTTTCATTTTTGGAGGATTTGTCATCCGTAGAA ATGACATTAAACCTTGGTGGATCTGGGGTTATTGGGCATCACCTATGATGTATAGCCAAAATGCAATATCTATCAACGAATTCCTTGCTAGTAGGTGGGCTATT CCAAACAATGACACGACTATTGATGCACCAACAGTAGGCAAAGCAATTCTTAAATCCAAAGGCTTGTTTACTGAAGAATGGGGATTTTGGCTTTCCATTGGAGCCCTTATAGGATTCATTATTTTGTTCAACAGTCTCTACCTTTGGGCCCTTACATATTTAAGTC CTAGTAGTGGCTCCAATGCCCTAGTTtcagaaggtgaagatgatgtaAATGAAATAGCATTGAAAGAAAGAAGCAGAGATGCAAGAAGCGAAGATGAAATATCCCAAGTTGTATACGGGGATCTAGGTGCAAACACAT GCACTAATGGAGCAACAAACACACTAGTTCAGTCACGAGTCACTTTGCCTTTCCAGCCTCTTTCACTTTGCTTTAACCATGTAAACTATTACGTCGACATGCCTGCG GAAATGAAGGAACAAGGATTCACAGAAAGCCGTTTACAACTGCTCTCTGATATCAGTGGTGCTTTTAGGCCAGGGGTTCTAACAGCATTAGTTGGTGTGAGTGGAGCTGGAAAGACCACTTTAATGGATGTCCTGGCAGGAAGGAAAACTAGTGGAGCCATTGAAGGAGATATTACCCTGTCCGGATACCCCAAAAAACAAGAAACTTTTGCCCGGATTAGTGGTTATTGTGAACAAACCGATATCCATTCTCCGAATGTTACTGTATTTGAATCCATCACGTACTCTGCATGGTTGCGTCTTTCCTCGGATATTGATGATGGTACGAAAAAG ATGTTTGTGGAGGAAGTGATGGCCCTTGTAGAGCTTGATGTGTTGTGCGACGCTCTTGTGGGTCTCCCTGGAGTTAGTGGGTTATCAACTGAGCAAAGAAAAAGGCTGACAATTGCTGTGGAGCTGGTAGCAAACCCTTCGATCATCTTCATGGATGAGCCAACTTCTGGTCTTGATGCTCGAGCTGCTGCGATTGTCATGCGTACAGTAAGAAATACGGTTAACACTGGACGTACTGTGGTCTGCACAATCCATCAGCCAAGCATCGACATATTTGAGTCTTTTGATGAG CTACTGCTTTTGAAACGTGGAGGTCAGGTTATTTATGCTGGTGAACTTGGTCGCCACTCTCACAAATTAGTTGAATATTTTGAG GCGATTCCAGGTGTTCAAAAGATCACAGAAGGATATAATCCTGCAACATGGGCGCTGGAAGTTAGCTCTCCTCTATCCGAGGCTCGATTGAACATGAATTTTGCTGAAATTTATGCTAACTCTGTGCTTTATAG GAAAAATCAAGAGCTCATCAAGGAGTTGAGTGTTCCCTCACCAGACTACCAGGACCTGTCATTCCCTACAAAATATTCGCAGAATTTCTACAACCAATGCGCCGCGAACTTTTGGAAGCAATACCGTTCCTATTGGAAGAATCCGCCCTACAATGCTATGCGCTACCTGATGACATTTCTCTTCGGCCTTGTATTTGGTACAGTGTTCTGGCAAAAAGGAAAGAACAT AGATTCACAGCAAGATTTATATAATCTACTCGGAGCCACTTACGCTGCTACCTTCTTTCTGGGGGCTTCAAATAGCATCACGGTTCAGCCTGTTGTATCAATTGAGCGAGCAGTGTTCTACCGTGAGAAGGCAGCGGGGATGTACTCTCCATTATCCTACGCATTTGCTCAG ACGTGCGTGGAGGTGATCTACACCATCTTACAGGGGATACTGTACACAGTCATCATATATGCGACGATCGGATACGACTGGAAAGCGGATAAGTTCTTGTACTTCCTGTTTTTCATGACCGCGTGCTTCAACTACTTCGGGTTGTTCGGCATGATGTTGGTAGCGTGCACTCCCTCCGCATTGCTCGCCAACATTCTCATCACGTTTGCTCTGCCTCTTTGGAACCTCTTCGCTGGATTCCTCATCGTTAGACCG GCAATACCAATTTGGTGGAGGTGGTACTACTGGGCGAACCCCGTGTCGTGGACCATCTACGGCGTTGTTGCGTCTCAGTTCGGCGAGAACCAAGGCGAGCTTTCAGTTCCCGGTGGGAAGCCCGTGGTGGTGAAGCAGTTCTTGAAGGATAATCTCGGCATCCAGCATGACTTACTCGGCTATGTCGTGCTAGTCCATTTCGCCTACATCATTGCGTTCTTCTTCGTTTTCGGTTATTCCATCAAGTTCTTCAACTTCCAGAAACGTTAG
- the LOC103641492 gene encoding ABC transporter G family member 48 isoform X4, translating to MTLLLGPPSSGKSTLMRALAGKLDKNLKVSGSITYCGHPISEFYPERTSAYVGQYDLHNAEMTVRETLDFSRRCLGIGARYEMITELARRERDAGIKPDPEIDAFMKATAVQGQETNIITDLTLKVLGLDICADVIIGDEMIRGISGGQKKRVTTGEMLTGPATALFMDEISTGLDSSSTFQIVKFMRHLVHVMNETVMISLLQPPPETYNLFDDIILLSEGYIVYHGPRENILEFFESVGFRCPDRKGVADFLQEVTSKKDQQQYWYLDQEQYHYVSVPDFAERFKSFHACQQMQKELQIPFEKSKTHPAALTTKKYGLSSWESLKAVMSREQLLMKRNSFIYIFKVTVLIILAFVSMTVFLRTKMPHGQIADGTKFFGALTFGLITIMFNGFAELQLTIKKLPVFYKHRDFLFFPAWTFGVANILLKVPISLVESVVWVVLTYYVMGFAPAAGRFFRQFIAFFATHQMAMALFRFLGAVLKTMVVANTFGMFVLLIIFIFGGFVIRRNDIKPWWIWGYWASPMMYSQNAISINEFLASRWAIPNNDTTIDAPTVGKAILKSKGLFTEEWGFWLSIGALIGFIILFNSLYLWALTYLSPSSGSNALVSEGEDDVNEIALKERSRDARSEDEISQVVYGDLGTNGATNTLVQSRVTLPFQPLSLCFNHVNYYVDMPAEMKEQGFTESRLQLLSDISGAFRPGVLTALVGVSGAGKTTLMDVLAGRKTSGAIEGDITLSGYPKKQETFARISGYCEQTDIHSPNVTVFESITYSAWLRLSSDIDDGTKKMFVEEVMALVELDVLCDALVGLPGVSGLSTEQRKRLTIAVELVANPSIIFMDEPTSGLDARAAAIVMRTVRNTVNTGRTVVCTIHQPSIDIFESFDELLLLKRGGQVIYAGELGRHSHKLVEYFEAIPGVQKITEGYNPATWALEVSSPLSEARLNMNFAEIYANSVLYRKNQELIKELSVPSPDYQDLSFPTKYSQNFYNQCAANFWKQYRSYWKNPPYNAMRYLMTFLFGLVFGTVFWQKGKNIDSQQDLYNLLGATYAATFFLGASNSITVQPVVSIERAVFYREKAAGMYSPLSYAFAQTCVEVIYTILQGILYTVIIYATIGYDWKADKFLYFLFFMTACFNYFGLFGMMLVACTPSALLANILITFALPLWNLFAGFLIVRPAIPIWWRWYYWANPVSWTIYGVVASQFGENQGELSVPGGKPVVVKQFLKDNLGIQHDLLGYVVLVHFAYIIAFFFVFGYSIKFFNFQKR from the exons ATGACGCTTCTTCTTGGGCCTCCATCCTCAGGGAAGAGCACACTAATGCGAGCACTCGCTGGCAAACTTGACAAAAATCTCAAG GTCTCTGGCAGCATTACGTATTGTGGCCATCCAATTTCAGAATTCTATCCTGAGAGGACTAGCGCGTATGTTGGTCAATATGATCTCCACAATGCCGAGATGACTGTAAGGGAGACACTTGATTTCTCTAGGCGGTGCCTAGGCATTGGTGCCAGATATGAGATGATTACAGAACTTGCTAGAAGGGAGCGGGATGCCGGCATTAAGCCAGATCCTGAGATTGATGCTTTCATGAAAGCTACTGCAGTACAAGGACAGGAGACTAATATTATAACAGATCTCACTCTCAAG GTGCTTGGGCTGGACATTTGTGCTGATGTTATTATTGGTGATGAGATGATCAGAGGAATTTCTGGCGGGCAAAAGAAACGTGTGACAACTG GGGAGATGCTAACAGGGCCAGCAACGGCTTTATTTATGGACGAAATATCCACTGGTTTGGATAGCTCGAGCACATTTCAGATTGTAAAGTTTATGAGGCATTTGGTCCATGTAATGAATGAAACTGTCATGATCTCTCTGCTCCAGCCACCGCCAGAGACCTACAATCTTTTTGATGACATAATCCTGCTATCAGAAGGATACATAGTGTACCATGGGCCACGCGAGAATATCCTGGAATTCTTTGAGTCTGTCGGTTTCCGGTGCCCTGACAGGAAAGGTGTCGCAGACTTTCTTCAAGAGGTTACTTCCAAGAAAGACCAGCAACAATATTGGTATCTTGATCAGGAGCAATATCATTATGTATCTGTACCCGACTTTGCAGAACGTTTCAAATCATTCCATGCATGCCAACAGATGCAGAAGGAGTTGCAAATACCTTTTGAAAAGTCCAAAACCCATCCTGCTGCGTTGACCACCAAAAAATATGGGCTTTCTAGCTGGGAATCACTCAAGGCAGTGATGTCAAGGGAGCAGCTATTGATGAAGCGCAACTCTTTCATCTATATTTTCAAGGTCACAGTGTTGATCATCCTTGCATTCGTGTCCATGACTGTGTTTCTCAGAACAAAGATGCCCCATGGGCAAATTGCTGATGGCACCAAATTCTTTGGGGCCCTGACTTTTGGTTTAATAACGATCATGTTCAATGGGTTCGCTGAGCTACAATTGACCATAAAGAAGCTACCAGTTTTCTACAAACATAGGGATTTCTTATTCTTCCCTGCATGGACCTTTGGAGTGGCAAACATACTCTTAAAAGTTCCTATCTCGCTCGTGGAATCAGTAGTATGGGTTGTTCTCACATACTATGTGATGGGCTTTGCACCTGCTGCAGGAAG GTTCTTTCGTCAGTTTATAGCTTTCTTTGCCACACACCAAATGGCAATGGCTTTATTTCGGTTTCTTGGTGCTGttttgaaaacaatggttgtggccAATACTTTTGGGATGTTTGTGCTGCTCATTATTTTCATTTTTGGAGGATTTGTCATCCGTAGAA ATGACATTAAACCTTGGTGGATCTGGGGTTATTGGGCATCACCTATGATGTATAGCCAAAATGCAATATCTATCAACGAATTCCTTGCTAGTAGGTGGGCTATT CCAAACAATGACACGACTATTGATGCACCAACAGTAGGCAAAGCAATTCTTAAATCCAAAGGCTTGTTTACTGAAGAATGGGGATTTTGGCTTTCCATTGGAGCCCTTATAGGATTCATTATTTTGTTCAACAGTCTCTACCTTTGGGCCCTTACATATTTAAGTC CTAGTAGTGGCTCCAATGCCCTAGTTtcagaaggtgaagatgatgtaAATGAAATAGCATTGAAAGAAAGAAGCAGAGATGCAAGAAGCGAAGATGAAATATCCCAAGTTGTATACGGGGATCTAG GCACTAATGGAGCAACAAACACACTAGTTCAGTCACGAGTCACTTTGCCTTTCCAGCCTCTTTCACTTTGCTTTAACCATGTAAACTATTACGTCGACATGCCTGCG GAAATGAAGGAACAAGGATTCACAGAAAGCCGTTTACAACTGCTCTCTGATATCAGTGGTGCTTTTAGGCCAGGGGTTCTAACAGCATTAGTTGGTGTGAGTGGAGCTGGAAAGACCACTTTAATGGATGTCCTGGCAGGAAGGAAAACTAGTGGAGCCATTGAAGGAGATATTACCCTGTCCGGATACCCCAAAAAACAAGAAACTTTTGCCCGGATTAGTGGTTATTGTGAACAAACCGATATCCATTCTCCGAATGTTACTGTATTTGAATCCATCACGTACTCTGCATGGTTGCGTCTTTCCTCGGATATTGATGATGGTACGAAAAAG ATGTTTGTGGAGGAAGTGATGGCCCTTGTAGAGCTTGATGTGTTGTGCGACGCTCTTGTGGGTCTCCCTGGAGTTAGTGGGTTATCAACTGAGCAAAGAAAAAGGCTGACAATTGCTGTGGAGCTGGTAGCAAACCCTTCGATCATCTTCATGGATGAGCCAACTTCTGGTCTTGATGCTCGAGCTGCTGCGATTGTCATGCGTACAGTAAGAAATACGGTTAACACTGGACGTACTGTGGTCTGCACAATCCATCAGCCAAGCATCGACATATTTGAGTCTTTTGATGAG CTACTGCTTTTGAAACGTGGAGGTCAGGTTATTTATGCTGGTGAACTTGGTCGCCACTCTCACAAATTAGTTGAATATTTTGAG GCGATTCCAGGTGTTCAAAAGATCACAGAAGGATATAATCCTGCAACATGGGCGCTGGAAGTTAGCTCTCCTCTATCCGAGGCTCGATTGAACATGAATTTTGCTGAAATTTATGCTAACTCTGTGCTTTATAG GAAAAATCAAGAGCTCATCAAGGAGTTGAGTGTTCCCTCACCAGACTACCAGGACCTGTCATTCCCTACAAAATATTCGCAGAATTTCTACAACCAATGCGCCGCGAACTTTTGGAAGCAATACCGTTCCTATTGGAAGAATCCGCCCTACAATGCTATGCGCTACCTGATGACATTTCTCTTCGGCCTTGTATTTGGTACAGTGTTCTGGCAAAAAGGAAAGAACAT AGATTCACAGCAAGATTTATATAATCTACTCGGAGCCACTTACGCTGCTACCTTCTTTCTGGGGGCTTCAAATAGCATCACGGTTCAGCCTGTTGTATCAATTGAGCGAGCAGTGTTCTACCGTGAGAAGGCAGCGGGGATGTACTCTCCATTATCCTACGCATTTGCTCAG ACGTGCGTGGAGGTGATCTACACCATCTTACAGGGGATACTGTACACAGTCATCATATATGCGACGATCGGATACGACTGGAAAGCGGATAAGTTCTTGTACTTCCTGTTTTTCATGACCGCGTGCTTCAACTACTTCGGGTTGTTCGGCATGATGTTGGTAGCGTGCACTCCCTCCGCATTGCTCGCCAACATTCTCATCACGTTTGCTCTGCCTCTTTGGAACCTCTTCGCTGGATTCCTCATCGTTAGACCG GCAATACCAATTTGGTGGAGGTGGTACTACTGGGCGAACCCCGTGTCGTGGACCATCTACGGCGTTGTTGCGTCTCAGTTCGGCGAGAACCAAGGCGAGCTTTCAGTTCCCGGTGGGAAGCCCGTGGTGGTGAAGCAGTTCTTGAAGGATAATCTCGGCATCCAGCATGACTTACTCGGCTATGTCGTGCTAGTCCATTTCGCCTACATCATTGCGTTCTTCTTCGTTTTCGGTTATTCCATCAAGTTCTTCAACTTCCAGAAACGTTAG